In the Panthera uncia isolate 11264 chromosome D2, Puncia_PCG_1.0, whole genome shotgun sequence genome, one interval contains:
- the CDK1 gene encoding cyclin-dependent kinase 1 — protein MEDYTKIEKIGEGTYGVVYKGRHKTTGQVVAMKKIRLESEEEGVPSTAIREISLLKELRHPNIVSLQDVLMQDSRLYLIFEFLSMDLKKYLDSIPPGQFMESSLVKSYLYQILQGIVFCHSRRVLHRDLKPQNLLIDDKGTIKLADFGLARAFGIPIRVYTHEVVTLWYRSPEVLLGSARYSTPVDIWSIGTIFAELATKKPLFHGDSEIDQLFRIFRALGTPNNEVWPEVESLQDYKNTFPKWKPGSLASHVKNLDENGLDLLSKMLVYDPAKRISGKMALNHPYFNDLDNQIKKM, from the exons ATGGAAGACTATACCAAAATAGAGAAAATCGGAGAAG GTACCTATGGAGTTGTGTATAAGGGTAGACACAAAACTACAGGTCAAGTGGTAGCCATGAAGAAAATCAGACTAGAAAGTGAAGAGGAAGGGGTTCCTAGTACCGCAATTCGGGAAATTTCTCTATTAAAAGAACTTCGTCATCCAAATATAGTCAG TCTTCAAGATGTGCTTATGCAAGATTCCAGGTTATATCTCATCTTTGAATTCCTTTCCATGGATCTCAAGAAATACTTAGATTCCATCCCTCCTGGTCAGTTCATGGAATCTTCACTTGTTAAG AGTTACTTGTACCAAATTCTACAAGGGATTGTGTTTTGCCACTCCAGAAGAGTTTTGCACAGAGACTTAAAACCTCAAAATCTATTGATTGATGACAAAGGAACAATTAAATTGGCTGATTTTGGCCTCGCCAGAGCTTTTGGAATACCTATTAGAGTATATACACATGAG GTAGTGACACTCTGGTATAGATCTCCAGAAGTACTGCTGGGGTCAGCTCGCTACTCAACTCCAGTTGACATTTGGAGTATAGGCACTATATTTGCAGAATTAGCAACTAAGAAACCACTTTTCCATGGGGATTCAGAAATTGATCAACTCTTCAGAATTTTCAG AGCTTTGGGCACCCCCAATAATGAAGTGTGGCCAGAAGTGGAATCTTTACAGGACTATAAGAATACATTTCCCAAGTGGAAACCAGGAAGCCTGGCATCCCATGTCAAAAACTTGGATGAAAATGGCTTGGATCTGCTCTCG AAAATGTTGGTCTATGATCCTGCCAAACGAATTTCTGGCAAAATGGCACTGAATCATCCATATTTTAATGATTTGGACAATCAGATTAAGAAGATGTAG